ataacaagaatatgttactctgataatagctattaatttctctggAACGTTTTTGCTGCCTAGAGCCCTCCAGATGCATTTCCTGTTCAAGTGTAGATCCCAACTCCTAAcattgctccaaaatgatctgcCAGTTTGTTAATGTGGTCAGAGCAGGAGGGTCgagagcggaaaccagtttgctctctgtcgatcaagcttcgaAAGCTTGATGTTTGAGACTTGTTTTGTGTTGCTTAATGCGTTTGCGACTTATTTTAAGTATTATCTTTGTAGCCAcaggaagcacgcagataccctccAATTATCAATCATATCAAaattcttctttggaatcttaacgatcatcgtcTTTTTTCCCTCTCTGGGGAAGGCCTCTGACTCTCAAGATTTCTGTAAGAGTGGAACTAGCAGATCTGTAGAAACTGCAGGAGCAGTGAGCTCTGCAGGGATACTGTCAAGCCTAGCGGGTTTACTCCATTTgactgcattgatggccgaaatgatttctcttccgtTTGAAGGAGCAGTTCCTGTCCGCATGTAATACGGATCCGGATGTAATACTGTTAAGAACCGCGGTGAAGTGGATGAGAAATCAGTCGTTAACGTCCCTTAGAGGATCATCGCAAGGTTTACAGTTACATTCTtcgttctttcgtgatgcggtatatactACTGGAATCATTACGgtttgcggcatcttccgcttccgtgACCACTGCAATAACAAGTACATGCCTTAAACCATTCTTCTTTATCTGTACATGACGGAGTGTGATCAAATCCTTGTGGTTTTTATAAATTATCTAATAACTCTTTTAGACAAACATTTGAGTACGGTCCTAACGCACTGGATGCAAAATATACGAAATTTTGCTAAAGCCATAAGAGAAATTGAAGTATCAAAAAATCCACGCTTCCCACATTCCCGGGCCTGACTAGGATGGAGGTGTGCAAGCTCGTGTCGAGGGAGTATGTCAGCAAAAATGTTCACATTTTACAGTATGAGCTCAATGCGACAATCAATGTCAAAACCTGTCTGGGGTTATACTaactgaggcctttcatttgaaaatcttaaaaaataatttagaagcaaaaaatggaagaaaattctGTCAGAGATGAATCACATTGAAGATCAACTTTATTGAATTTCGTGAACAGTTCGCTCCTTCCTGAATTGCAATCtgtaaaatttctaattttgttTTCGTATTTATTAGCAAGGCAAAAAAGGCCAAACTTGTGAAAAACTCTTGAGGGAATATGCAGCGAACAGCTCTCACTTCATCCAATGTACCATCGATTATGGTGTACCAGTGATGTACTGTTTAAATTGCGCAGGGATGTATCAGGATTTAAAAACAGGCTACGACAATTTGCTCAATGGGAATGAACTATTAAAAAATGCAACGGAAAAGAAATGTTTTGATATATACTTCAATCAAGATCGGCTGAATATTGTTTCGCAATCCCACGATGTCTTAACAAATTTTTGGAGCGAAGCATTTTGTAGAGGTTAGTATAACAAATGATAACAAATGTCCTTAATGTCCTCATTACGATTTTTTCCAGAATGCATTGATTCGAATGGAACCGTAAGTGATGAAACTAAAGCCTTTTATCAATTCAACGATAAATACCAGACATGTCAGACTAAGTCCAAAGATTTTTGCGTTGATTGCAAGGGGTTTTATGTGGACCTCAACAATAAGTATAAAGATATAACAAAGAATAAACAAATCTGCTTTGATATTCAAGATTCCGTGAGTTTTTCAATATATAcagtatttttaaaataattgtttCAAGCAGATTGATAAACTATGTGTATACCATTAGATGAATCGCACGAGAACGTTTTGGACACAAACCTGTGGCCATGATGCACCAAAAGCCAGTTTGGTAGCCTTCGCGGCTGTAAGCTCAACACTGACATCAATTCCGATTTTATTCTATTGCggtttttttatatattatcgGAGACGGGAAGAAAATCATCAAATTATAGGTAAGTTATTTTATATTCATACTAGTTGAACTTGGCGTTTGTGTTCTGTTTGTGTATATTCGCAAAACCTGCGGATTTTCTTCAGATACTAGAAGAAGTGAACCAATCTGATAATGCACCTCCCTTTTCACTTTGAATATGGGTGTGATATCACCATGTTTTAGAATGTTCGTTGCACCAAATGACACCATTTGATAGCATGCGTAGCTTTTCCGAATATGCTTGAGTAGCTCCAGGAATATGAGTTAGAAGTGCTACTGGCGGCTCAGTCAGTGGTGGCAAATTAACCTTCCAGTGGAAGACCACATACTAGGTATTTCCTATTGAAACTTCAAACCGCCACAATGTAAGCACAATAGGGCCAGTAGACGATTCGCAA
The DNA window shown above is from Hermetia illucens chromosome 5, iHerIll2.2.curated.20191125, whole genome shotgun sequence and carries:
- the LOC119656565 gene encoding osteopetrosis-associated transmembrane protein 1 yields the protein MNAAAKIIAIAALFLCANAEVQGKKGQTCEKLLREYAANSSHFIQCTIDYGVPVMYCLNCAGMYQDLKTGYDNLLNGNELLKNATEKKCFDIYFNQDRLNIVSQSHDVLTNFWSEAFCRECIDSNGTVSDETKAFYQFNDKYQTCQTKSKDFCVDCKGFYVDLNNKYKDITKNKQICFDIQDSMNRTRTFWTQTCGHDAPKASLVAFAAVSSTLTSIPILFYCGFFIYYRRREENHQIIDAQNTERENPEPSHSGERLWNVPSTSTGFIESNSTLNLEAKSQADDAGSDEDLLL